The Verrucomicrobiia bacterium genome segment GACTCCGCGATCGGAGTCGTGTAGGGCAACAATAAGCGCAGTGCGCGCCATTCCCTCGACCCCAGGGTGGGAGAAGGCCGTCACGAGATTGTCTGCCGCCCGACAGCGGGCAACCACGCTTCCCGTAGCCAACACGTTTGTCAAAACAGGTACGCTCGTGGGCATCATCCTGGAAAGGCCATTCCCCACATCCGAAGCGGCACCTCGGTCATTCATCGCTTTCGTCAGAGCCGGGAAGGCAGCCTCACCCGCCGGACCGAGTGCCCCGCACGCATGCGCGGCCCTTCGATTCCAAAATACGGCATAGTCCACCTCACCGTGCAGCAAATGAAGCTTCGCCTTCAGGTTGATCCACTGGGTATAGAAGGGAGGGTCCTTGCGACGAAGGTAATAAATCAGGCGCGGTACGACATTCGTGCCGAAATGCTGAACGGCTGACTGTGCGGCCGCGTACTCTGCAGATCCCTGAGCGGCATCGAAGCCCTTGAGCCAGACCCCTAATGGCTTGCCTTGGTAGGACGGCTCCCGATCCGCCGTCCGAAGGGTCAGCCATAAAATGGCACCGAGAACCAAGACAATGGAAATGGCGATAGCCGATTTAGAGCGGTTCTTCATTGCGCGCACAGCCGAGGGATCCTGCCCAACGCCCGAATTCACCGACCGCTGCCGGATGCGGGCGTTGGCAGCGAATCGAGCGTCCGATGCACCGACGCGCTCGGAGCCGAAACGAAGGGCGGCGGTCCGTTTGCAGCGATTTGTTCGGCGAGCCCATGGAGTCAAAACGGATAAATCTCAGCGCGCCCATCATAAAAGTGCTCCAATCTCTCGCAGAGCGCCTGCCATGTGATGGTCCCGGGAACACAAAGCCGCCCGTGCTCAATTCGGTAGGGCAAACGAACCTCGTCAAAATAATCGCGCAACTCCTGCTGCTCCGCCGCGTCCAGCTCACCGCCATCTGGACGAATCCGCCATAACTCGCCCTCCAGCCTCACAATCCGGTGTGGCAACGTCGTTCTCATAAGGACCCCTTTGTCGTCGAACGCAGAGGTCAGCAACGGGGGCCAGCCGTCGGTGACGTTGAATGTGGCTTTGAAGGAATCGGCTGGCTCCCGTTCGCTGCACCGTCTGGTTCGCTGATTACTTTGTCGAATTTTTCACGAAGCTCATCGCCCATGATTGTCTCAGTCGTGATCCAGTACCCGCGGTCGTCATCCACAAACTGGATACGGCTCTCCTTCCTGTCCTGGTTGCCGCCATGCACACGAATCACAACGTAATCCTCTCCTCGCTCAATGACCGTGAATCGCAGCGTCCCCTCCTCCCCTTTGAATCGCGTAGTCACCACGCCATTGGAGTAACTCAAAGTCATGTGCCCAAAGATATCTCGAAATCGTGCGACCTTCTCCGAGGGCGCGTTGGTCCATCGAGGATCTCGGCGGAAGGCGTCCGCAACGCTATCTTCTCGATTCGACTTCCAGGTGCCGTTGAGCCGGGCATCAGACTTGTCGCTGCCCCCGCAGCCGAGCAAAGCCAAAAGCGTCAACATGCCTATGAGATATTGGATCGCTTTCATCGAGCCGTTTGGTTGAGCGACGGCAGCCCGTCACGATATTGATATCGGGACGATTCTGACTTTGAGCAACATGTTGTCAAAATGAAATTTACGCCGGGAGCATGCTGATATCGGGGCGCAGCCACGACGGGCGTGGCGAGGTCCTGTTGTGAGCTCAGTATCACGACGGGCAAGAGATTCTCCAACAGGTTGTAAACGAGGCCGTTGGCGAAGTGGTTCGTCGGATATTGCGCCATATCACGACGGAACCCTCCCCGAGGCGTGTCCGGGGACTCCGGCAACACCGGTGAAGCGATTTTTGCCGCGGTCCACAATTGTGGTAAGGGACAAGCTCCGAGGTGATAAGAATGCCACCCGAAGTGAGTCCGAACGATGCGGGCACATGACGGCGGGGATGTCCGAGATGGGCGTTGCGGCGTGTGGCCGCCCGGAGCCCCGGGGGACGCGGGAGTCGGGTTTCGCCCGCTGTGCCGCCCGGACGCGGTGCCAAAGCGCCAGAGGGCTGGCGCACTCCATGACCTGCCGGACTCTTGTGCGGGTGTTCGCGGGCAAATCGCTCCGTTCCAACGCTACTTCGTGAAGGCTGGATGGTGCCGGCGGCCGGAGGATTCAATGAAGGCCAGTAAATCCAGGAGGTCCTCGCGGCCGAGGCCGTTCACCAGGCCCTCCGGCATGGGCGAAACCTTCGAGGCGGCGCGAGAGACGATGTCAGCCTTGCGAAGCGTCACGGTCGAGCCGGGTTCGAGCGGATCGGTCATCAACACCAGGGATTCCGTCGTCTCCTGCAGCAGCCGGCCGACGTGTTCCTCCCCATCCTTCAGGGTCACTGCGGTGTTCTGATATTGCTCGGACAGCACCCGGCTGGGATCGAGGATGCTTTCCAGCACGTCGCGCCGACTGAAACGAGCGGCCACGGCCGTCAGATCAGGCCCTGCACCGCCGCCCTCGCGTCCGAACCGGTGACACGCGAGGCATTGGGCGTCAACAAACGCCTGACGCCCATTTTCAAAGTCGCGACCTCGTCCTACAGCCTCCAGATCCTCCTCAAGCTCCTCGAGCGTCCAGGCCTTGATCAAGGGTCGCTCCCTTGCTGCCGGAAATTCGCGGACGCGGCTGCCCCCGGTGGCACCGCTGGCAATGGAGGCCATCAGCGGCTCCAGGGCCGCGGCCTCGTCCCCGTCCAATCCGGCCGTGGCATCCGCGAGGAAGTTCTTGAGAAAATTATTGAAGCTGGCGCCGTTGCTGTACGGCCGCCCGGCCTGCTCAAACCACAGGAGCAATTCAGGCTCGTGAGGTTGGTCGTCGCGGACCTGGATCCAGTACCCGAGGTATTCACGTCGCTGGTCGAGGGTCCAGTTCCGGGCCGTCCGGAGGTGGAAGAGATAATGCATGAGCTCCTCCTGCGTTGCGGCCCGGGCCATCACGGTGAGCGTCTTCTCGACGACATCCGGCGCCCCGAGGGCGATCAATACCTGCGCCAGCTCGCGGTTCACCAGCGCACTGGCACTGGGGTAGCTGCGTCCGAGCCGCTCGCTGGCCATCGCCACAAGCCCGGCGGAAGGCAGTCCATTTCGGGCCAGGCTCACCTGGATGATCCGCAGCTTGTCGAGTTGCTGGCGCTCGCTGAGCGTGGCCAGCGGCCATCGGCCCAGGCCGCGCAGATTGGCTTCCTGAAGGGCCGCACCGCCGACCCGCGCCAAGGCCAGCGAGGCCGTCAGGCCGGCATCGGCCGACGTCTCGGCAAGCGCGCGATCCTTCCAGACGTCCACCGGCTGGGATTCAAGGGCGATCCGGGCCGCATGACGCAGGACCCGGTCCGGACTGTTCAGCGACGGCCAGAGCGCCTCGACCGCCCCGGGATCCACACGGCCATGAAACGCCTCCAGACGACGGCGGGTCGCCCGCGCGTCAGCCCCCACGGTGTTCGCCTCGACCGACGGCGTCACGGGCTCCGTGCCGTGATAGGTCACGCGGTACAGTCCGGACGCCGTATTGCGGCCGCCGACGGTGAAATACATCGCGCCATCGGACCCGATGATGGCGTCGGTGAGGTTCAGCGGTGGTTTGGGGGCATCCGGGGTCACCAGGCCTGCCGGGGCAACAAAGTTCTCCCAGGTGGCGGTGTAGCTTGCGCCGTCCGGTTCCAGGTGCACTGCCATCAACCGGCCATAGGTCCAGTCGAGGACGTAGAGGGCCCGCTGATATTTCGCCGGGAATTTCGCCCCGGTTCCGCTGGTCATGCCGGTGGGACTGCCGAGGCCGACGTCCACCACCGCCCCAAGCGAATCGGCATGGTACGCCGGCCACTTGCCCGTGCCATAGCGCCATCCGAACTCGGCACCAGACACCGCGTGGTTGACCCGCGTCGGGCGATACCAGGGAACGCCCCAGTCATATTCCATGTCGGCATCCCAGGCGAACAATTCTCCATCCACGTTGAACGCAAAGTCATAGGCATTGCGGAACCCGCCGCAGAAAAGCTCGAAGGTGGTGGCCTCGGGGCTCACGCGCAGGATGTAGCCACCGGGCGCCATGATGCCGGTGGCGTGGCCGTTGCCGTCGGGTCGACGGGGCAGCAGGAGATCCTCGGCGTAATGCCGGTGCGGCGATTGGGCCGCGAGCCCCTCCGGCGGCTGCGTGTGGTTGCCGGCGAGGACCCAGAGCTGGCCGTCGGGTCCCAGCGCCACCGCATGGGGCCCGTGTTCTCCACCACCGGGGAGCGCCTTCACCAGGGTGATCTGCTGCCAGGTGTCGCTGCCGTCGTCGGTGATCCGGTAGAGGCCGGACTCAAACCCGGTCGAGTACCTGTTCACCACCACCCAGAGCGCCCCATGGGCAAAACACATTCCCTGCGCGTCGTAGAGCGGCCGGGCGATGAACTCACGCTTGGCAACGCTGCCGTCGGGCCCGAGGGTCAACCGCAACAATCCGGCATCCGGATTGGCCCGGGGATACTGCGGGCTGACGATCAAGCGGCCCCCGGGATCACGGCACAGGTTGACCCACGAACCCTCCTCAGGTCCGCCTCCGGTCACCAGTTCCACCCGGAACCCCGGCAACGCCGCAAGCTGATCGGCCGGGGGGGCCACACGAACCGCACCGCCGCCACCACTGCCCAGCGGACGCGCCGCGCCAGGGAGGGTGGTGGCAAACACCGCTCCCCAGGGTTCCTTGCCCAGCCGCCCCAGCGACGCGGCCGCCTCCCAGGTGGTGTCGTCGAAATCGGTCCGCCGCCATCCACGACGCTCCCGATCAGACGCCTTCCATGAACCATCGGAGACGAGGACCCGCGGATCACTGCCGGAATCAAGGGTGAGCTTCAGGACGACGCCCGCCGGCGAGCCATCGCCATTGATGGCACGGACCGCAAGGACATTGGTCCCGGCGGTCACCCGGTTGGTCAACGTCACGACGTGTCCGTGCTGCCATTGATCCGCCGAGAGGACCCGCTCCCCGTTGAGGAACACCTCCAGGGCGTCATCCGCCGTGGCCACGAGGATCGCCTTTGGAACCGTGGATTCCACGGCGAAGGTCTTCCGGAAATACCGGGTCTCGGCCTCATCGGTTTTCTGAAACCAGATCCACTCGGGGGTCTGGGCGGCACCTCCGGCGGCGAGGCTCAGGGCGACAATGAAACAACCAACGGATTTCATGGGAGAAACGGGACGTCCGAACGACCCGCGGGGCCGCCCGGATATTCAGCCGCGTTCCCAGCGGCGCGGCGTGCGCTCCGGGAGGGAGACATCGGGTTTCGCAAAAAAGGTGGCCGGCCCGAGCGCCGCGTTGACCGCCGCCTCGAACTCAAGCGTCGGCGCGACCGAGAAGCGCTCGTGACTTTCGAGAAATGCCACGGGGCCATGGTCCATGCGGATGCTGAGGAACAAGGGCACGCTGCCGCGATGCGCCTCCACGAGCGCGCGCACCGACTCCAGGCGGGCCCGGTCGAGGCCGGTGGCGCGCAGCCTCAGGTGAACCTGGCGCGTGAGCCGTTTCGGGGCGTCCGCCAGCGGCAGCACCTCCTGCGGAAACAGCTTCGGACGATCCTCGCCCGTGTTGACCTCCGCCGTGACGAGGACCGGCGCATTCACCGGGACCAGCGCCCGATACCGGTCATAGTTCTCGTTCATGAGCAGCAGTTGCACACTGCCCGTGAGGTCCTCGACGGTGACCATGGCATATTTGCGTCCGGACTTGCGGCTGAGGCCCTCCTGAACGGCCGACACCAGCCCTCCGATGCGCGCCATGGATCGGTTTTCGAGCGTTCGCAATTCGGCGATGGCGTGCAGCGCATACCGGGAGAGCAGGGTCTCGAACGGCTGCAGGGGATGCCCGCTGATGTAGATCCCGAGCAGCTCCTTTTCCGCCGCCAGGCGGTCGGCCACCGGCCACTCCTCCAGCAGCGGTCCGCCCGTGGACCCCGAGGCCGGCGGTGCGGTGTCGAGGGCGTCGAAGAGCGACACCTGGCCACGGGCGCGATCGGACGCCAGCGAACTCGCCCGGCTCACGGCGCCATCCAGCAGCGCCATCATCGTCGCGCGGTTCGATCCAAGGGAATCGCAGGCGCCCGCCTTGATCAGGCATTCCAGCACCTTTTTGTTCGCCGCCCGCATGTCCACGCGCCCGCACAACTCCTCCAGCGTGGTGAAGCGTCCGCCCCCGGCGCGGGCCTCCAGGATGGACTGCACCGCGACCTCCCCCACGCCCTTGATCGCCGCCAGGCCGAAGCGGATCCGCCGCGAGCCGGGGGTTCCGGCCGCCGCGGGCGCCGGGGCAAAGCTGACGTCGCTCTCGTTGACGTCGGGCCCGAGCACCTCGATGCCAAACTCCTTCGCCTCGGTGATGTACTGCGCCAGCTTCGCCAGGTCGGCCTGGTCGTTGGTCATCATGGCGCTGAGAAACTCCACCGGGTGGTTCGCCTTCAGGTAGGCCGTCTGGTACGCGACGATCGCGTAGGCGGCGGCGTGGGATTTGTTGAAGCCGTAACCGGCAAATTTTTCGAGCAGGTCAAAGATCTCGTTGGCCTTGGCCGCCGGAATGCCGTTGACCGCGGCGCAGCCGGCGACGAAGGCCTCGCGCTGCTGGACCATCTCCTCGAGCTTCTTCTTGCCCATCGCGCGCCGGAGCAGATCGGCGCCGCCCAGCGTGTAGCCCGCAAGAATCTGCGCGGCCTGCATCACCTGCTCCTGGTAGATCAGGATTCCGTAAGTCTCCCTGGCGATGGGCTCCAGGAGCGGATGCGGATACTCCACCGGTTGCTCGCCCTGGCGGCGACGGATGAAATCCGGGATGAGGTCCATCGGGCCCGGGCGATACAGCGAAATCAGCGCGGTAATGTGCTCGACGCTCTCGATCTGGAACTTGCGGCACAGATCCCGCATGCCGCCGGACTCCAGCTGGAACACCCCCAGCGTCTGCGCGTTGTTCAGCAGGGCGTAGGTCGGGGCATCATCCAGCGGCAGATGGTCGAGGTCGGGCGCCGAACCCGCGGTGCGCTGGATCAGTTCCACCGTGTTGCGGAGGACGGTGAGGGTCTTGAGCCCGAGGAAATCCATCTTGAGCAGGCCGAGGTCCCCGACGGGACCCATGGCATACTGCGTCACGATCCCGCCCTCATCGTCCTGCTTGAGCGGCAGGAGATTGACCAGCGGCTGCGCGCCGATGACCACGCCCGCGGCATGAACTCCGGCACTGCGGGCCTGGTCTTCCAGGATCATGGCGTGGCCGACCAGCTCCGCGGTGACCGGTTCGGACTCATAGGCCTTTCGAAACTCGGGATTCTTCTCGAGGGCGTCCTTCAGGCTCCATTTGCCGTCGGTCACCATCTTGGCGAGGCGGTCGGACTCGCTGAAGCTCAACCCCATCACCCGGGCAACATCGCGCAGCACCGATTTCGCACCCATCGTGCCGAAGGTGATGATCTGCGCGACGGCATCGCGTCCGTAGCGGTTGCGCACATACTCGATCACCTCCGCCCGGCGATCGTCGGCAAAATCAATGTCAATGTCCGGCGGGCTCACCCGCTCCGGATTGAGGAACCGTTCGAACAGGAGGCCGTACCGGAGCGGGTCCACGTTGGCGATCTCCAGCAGGTAGGTCACCAGGGAGCCGGCCGCGGATCCGCGCGCCACGCAGGCGATGCCGCGGCTGCGTCCGTACCGGACGAAATCGCCGACGATGAGGAAGTACGAGACGTACCCCGTGGACTCGATGACCGAGAGCTCCAGGTCGAGGCGGGCCAGAATCAGGCGCACTGCGGGATGGGCTTCCGGGGCGCCAGCCTCCGGATCTCCGGCAGGCGCGATCCGGTCGAGTTGCCGCGGATCCGCCACGGATTCCACGATGATCTGCCGTCCCTCGACCCGGGCGGTAATGCCGTAGCGCTTCTTCAGACCCTCGCACAACAACAGGCGCAGATAGCCCTCGCGGGTCCAGGTTTCGGGGGGTTCAAAGACCGGGTAGTGCTCCGCCCCCTTTCCGAACCGGATCTCGACGTTGCATTTCTCGGCCACCTCGAGGGTGTTGCGAACCGCTTCAGGCACCTCGGCAAACCGCGCCGCCATCTCCCCGGGGGTCCGCAGATAAAACTGCGCCTCCTGATACCGCATCCGTTTGGCATCGCTGAGCAGCGACTGGGTGCCGATGCAGATCAGGCAGTCATGGGCCTTCCAATGCCCTTCTTCGACGTAGTGAACGTCGTTGGACGCCACGCATTTGAGTCCGAACTCATCCGCCCACCCGATCAGGGCGCGGTTGACGCGGGCCTGCTCCGGGATGCCATGGTTCTGGAGCTCGAGGTAGTAATTATCGCGTCCCAGGGTCTGGCGAAACCAGTCCATGGTATCGCGGGCCCTTGCCTCATCGCCTTTGAGGATGGCCTCGGGCACCTCGCTGGCGAGGCAGCCGGACAGGGCGATGAGGCCCTTCGAATGGCGGGCGAGCAGTTCACGGTCAATGCGGGGCTTGTAGTAATAGCCCTCCAGGTTTGCGGCGGTGACCAAACGCACCAGGTTGTGGTAGCCCTCGAGATCCTTGGCCAGCAGGACGAGGTGGTGATAGACGTCGCGCATCCCCGAACCCGGCTTGCGATCCAGCCGGCTCCCCGGGGCCACATACACCTCGCAACCGAGGATTGGCTTGATGCCGTGCTTGCGGGCCGCCTGATAGAACTCGATGGCGCCGAACATGTTGCCATGGTCGGTCTGGGCGATTGCCGGGAACTTCAACGCCGCGGCGCGGGCCATCAGGCGGTCCAGGCGGCAGGCGGCGTCGAGGAGCGAATACTCCGTGTGCAGGTGCAGGTGAACGAACTCGGCCGCAGACATCTCGACGGGAGTCTTGATCGGTGCCGATCGGTGTCGAGGGCGGATTCCGTCGCAAACGCCAACGAGGTCCGGAGGACGCCGGGACCACCGTTGGCCGGCCGGATGGTGGGGTGAGGCCTTGACCCGGTGGGGTGAGGCTCCTGCCGAACCGTACGTGTCGCCGTGAGCCGGGCCTGTGGAGACTTCACGGACGTACGGCTCAGGAGGACCTTCGCCCCACCGGGTTGGGGGACCGATGTGCGGTCTGATGGGCTGCGAAGCTCACCTGGTGGGGTGGGGCCTTGACCCGGTGGGGTGAGGCTCCCGCCGAACCGTACGTGTCGCCGCGAGCCGGGCCTGTGGAGACTTCACGGACGTACGGCTCAGGAGGACCTTCGCCCCACCGGGTTGGGGGACCGATGTGCGGTCTGATGGGCTGCGAAGCTCACCTGGTGGGGTGAGGCCTTGACCCGGTGGGGTGAGGCTCCTGCCGAACCGTACGTGTCGCCGCGAGCCGGGCTTGTGGCGACCCCACGCGCGGCCCAGTTGCTGCC includes the following:
- a CDS encoding HEAT repeat domain-containing protein, with product MKNRSKSAIAISIVLVLGAILWLTLRTADREPSYQGKPLGVWLKGFDAAQGSAEYAAAQSAVQHFGTNVVPRLIYYLRRKDPPFYTQWINLKAKLHLLHGEVDYAVFWNRRAAHACGALGPAGEAAFPALTKAMNDRGAASDVGNGLSRMMPTSVPVLTNVLATGSVVARCRAADNLVTAFSHPGVEGMARTALIVALHDSDRGVRMTAASAFQFWNTNLDSVVPELARRLSDPDASVRGNAATSLGNFGSAAKAAVPELLKLLQDTNSYVSGTVADRAAMVLSKIDPEAAIRPGVD
- the dnaE gene encoding DNA polymerase III subunit alpha; protein product: MSAAEFVHLHLHTEYSLLDAACRLDRLMARAAALKFPAIAQTDHGNMFGAIEFYQAARKHGIKPILGCEVYVAPGSRLDRKPGSGMRDVYHHLVLLAKDLEGYHNLVRLVTAANLEGYYYKPRIDRELLARHSKGLIALSGCLASEVPEAILKGDEARARDTMDWFRQTLGRDNYYLELQNHGIPEQARVNRALIGWADEFGLKCVASNDVHYVEEGHWKAHDCLICIGTQSLLSDAKRMRYQEAQFYLRTPGEMAARFAEVPEAVRNTLEVAEKCNVEIRFGKGAEHYPVFEPPETWTREGYLRLLLCEGLKKRYGITARVEGRQIIVESVADPRQLDRIAPAGDPEAGAPEAHPAVRLILARLDLELSVIESTGYVSYFLIVGDFVRYGRSRGIACVARGSAAGSLVTYLLEIANVDPLRYGLLFERFLNPERVSPPDIDIDFADDRRAEVIEYVRNRYGRDAVAQIITFGTMGAKSVLRDVARVMGLSFSESDRLAKMVTDGKWSLKDALEKNPEFRKAYESEPVTAELVGHAMILEDQARSAGVHAAGVVIGAQPLVNLLPLKQDDEGGIVTQYAMGPVGDLGLLKMDFLGLKTLTVLRNTVELIQRTAGSAPDLDHLPLDDAPTYALLNNAQTLGVFQLESGGMRDLCRKFQIESVEHITALISLYRPGPMDLIPDFIRRRQGEQPVEYPHPLLEPIARETYGILIYQEQVMQAAQILAGYTLGGADLLRRAMGKKKLEEMVQQREAFVAGCAAVNGIPAAKANEIFDLLEKFAGYGFNKSHAAAYAIVAYQTAYLKANHPVEFLSAMMTNDQADLAKLAQYITEAKEFGIEVLGPDVNESDVSFAPAPAAAGTPGSRRIRFGLAAIKGVGEVAVQSILEARAGGGRFTTLEELCGRVDMRAANKKVLECLIKAGACDSLGSNRATMMALLDGAVSRASSLASDRARGQVSLFDALDTAPPASGSTGGPLLEEWPVADRLAAEKELLGIYISGHPLQPFETLLSRYALHAIAELRTLENRSMARIGGLVSAVQEGLSRKSGRKYAMVTVEDLTGSVQLLLMNENYDRYRALVPVNAPVLVTAEVNTGEDRPKLFPQEVLPLADAPKRLTRQVHLRLRATGLDRARLESVRALVEAHRGSVPLFLSIRMDHGPVAFLESHERFSVAPTLEFEAAVNAALGPATFFAKPDVSLPERTPRRWERG
- a CDS encoding c-type cytochrome, with product MKSVGCFIVALSLAAGGAAQTPEWIWFQKTDEAETRYFRKTFAVESTVPKAILVATADDALEVFLNGERVLSADQWQHGHVVTLTNRVTAGTNVLAVRAINGDGSPAGVVLKLTLDSGSDPRVLVSDGSWKASDRERRGWRRTDFDDTTWEAAASLGRLGKEPWGAVFATTLPGAARPLGSGGGGAVRVAPPADQLAALPGFRVELVTGGGPEEGSWVNLCRDPGGRLIVSPQYPRANPDAGLLRLTLGPDGSVAKREFIARPLYDAQGMCFAHGALWVVVNRYSTGFESGLYRITDDGSDTWQQITLVKALPGGGEHGPHAVALGPDGQLWVLAGNHTQPPEGLAAQSPHRHYAEDLLLPRRPDGNGHATGIMAPGGYILRVSPEATTFELFCGGFRNAYDFAFNVDGELFAWDADMEYDWGVPWYRPTRVNHAVSGAEFGWRYGTGKWPAYHADSLGAVVDVGLGSPTGMTSGTGAKFPAKYQRALYVLDWTYGRLMAVHLEPDGASYTATWENFVAPAGLVTPDAPKPPLNLTDAIIGSDGAMYFTVGGRNTASGLYRVTYHGTEPVTPSVEANTVGADARATRRRLEAFHGRVDPGAVEALWPSLNSPDRVLRHAARIALESQPVDVWKDRALAETSADAGLTASLALARVGGAALQEANLRGLGRWPLATLSERQQLDKLRIIQVSLARNGLPSAGLVAMASERLGRSYPSASALVNRELAQVLIALGAPDVVEKTLTVMARAATQEELMHYLFHLRTARNWTLDQRREYLGYWIQVRDDQPHEPELLLWFEQAGRPYSNGASFNNFLKNFLADATAGLDGDEAAALEPLMASIASGATGGSRVREFPAARERPLIKAWTLEELEEDLEAVGRGRDFENGRQAFVDAQCLACHRFGREGGGAGPDLTAVAARFSRRDVLESILDPSRVLSEQYQNTAVTLKDGEEHVGRLLQETTESLVLMTDPLEPGSTVTLRKADIVSRAASKVSPMPEGLVNGLGREDLLDLLAFIESSGRRHHPAFTK